CCCCCGACGGCCCGGCGAGTACGTCGAATCGGGGTTCTTGAGCATGATCCCCTCGTGGCCGGCCTCGAGCGCGTCGGCGTCGATCGACTCGATCTCGTCAGGGTCGTCGGTCCGCCAGAGCAGTGAGAGCCCCTCGATGTCCGCATCGTCCGTCTCGTCGTCGGCGTCCGAATCAGCATCCACCAGCACCGACCGGAGCCGGTCGTGCCGAGCCGTCAGCGGTTCCTCGAGTAAGTCCTCACCGTCAGCGTGCAGACAGTCGAAGAAGACCGGCCGCACTGAGACGTCCTCGCGGGCCTTCGCAACGTCGTGTTTCCGCCGGAACCGCTTGAGCACTTCCTGAAACGGCAGCGGGCTTCCGTCCTCGTCGATCGCGACGACCTCCCCGTCGAGGATCACGGGCTCCTCGAGGTGGGCCTCGGCGAATTCGACCACTTCCGGAAGAGCGTCGGTGACGTCCTCCATGTTCCGCGAGAAGACTCGCGTCTTCCCATCGTCGCCGGGATCGTAGTGTAACTGCACCCGAGCCCCGTCGTACTTCCATTCGACGCCGGTCGCCTCCCACTCCTCAAGCGCGTCGGTCACCGTCCCGGCCTGGGCGAGCATCGCCTGAACGGGCCGCCCGACCTCGAGATCCATTGAATCGAGCCCCTCGGCCCCCTCGTCCTGCGCGATCCGCGCGACCTGGCCGTAGTCGTTCGAGACCTGCAGCGCGAGCTCGACTCGATTCTCGGGTACGCCGAAGGCCTCGGCGATGGCATCCCGAACCGCTCCCTCACCGACGCCGATGCGCATCTCCGAGAGCACGATGCGTGCGAGATAGCGCGCTTCCTCGCTCGAGCAGCGGTTGAACAGCCCGAAGAGTAGATCGACCTTGCGATCCTGGCTGCCAGCGCCTTCGGCAGCGGCGAGGTCCTCGAGCGTCTCGTAGACCTCGCGAACGGTGAGACCACCGCTATTATCGGCGCTAGAATCGTCAGCGCCACCGCCGGTAAACGCACCGAGCCCCTGCTGGCCGCCGAAATCATAGCTCGCCGCCACCTTGCCGATCTCACCGATCTCCGCCAACCGATCCTCAACGTCGTCGCTACTTACGTTCGTCCCCGCCGCGCGGGCGATCGCCTCGTAACACGCGCTCGGCCCGATATCGAGCGTCGTCGAGTCCCAGGCCGGAAACACCCGCCCCTGTGCGAAGCGGGCGACGATCTCGAGGGTCTGCAGTTCTACCACAGCGCCCGAGGAACGACGTTCCTCGCCATCATCGCCCGCGTCCTCGAGTAGGTCCCGAACGTGAGCCACGATCTCGAGATCCGCGGGTTCGGCTTCGATCGTCCCGGCGCGGTCGGCGAACGTGGCGAACTCCATCGGCGGAGTGTATCGCCGGGGAGAGTAAAACGGTTCTGAGTCGGGACTCTATCGCTTTGGATCCGACGAAATTGTAGTGGCCTACCACGGACAGTTGAGTGTCAACCCGAAACCGCCGAGCCGGCGGTAGGAAAGCCAGTCACCTGCTGAAGAGCGTGCCCTTGATCTGATCGTAGAGAGACGTCTCACTGGTCGGATCAACTAGTCCACTAAGTTTCGCTTCTGCAATCGGTAGTTCAGGCACGAAATCGTGACTGTAGCCGGGAATATCAGCGTCTTTGTCGTAGTACGTGGGATAGCAATCGAAGTGCTGATACTTACCGGTAAAGCGGTACTGGCCGGGGCCGAGGACTTTGTACTTTTCAGGCGGTTCCAGACCCATCCCGACGTAGCAGTCTCGGATCTGACAGCGCAGGTTGTAGACGAGGTAATCACGGAAGGGTTCAGGTGCCACGAACGGTGCGGGCGAAACTTCCACGCACGCGTCGGGGTTGCGGTCGGGCGTGTCACCGTGGCGAGCGGTCGTTCGCTCGCCTTTCGCGACATAATAAGTAATCAGGACGCCCGAGACGGCCTCGGTTTCGCCACTTTCGTCCAGATAGATCTCCTGTTTGTACAGGACCGCGTCTTCTGGGCCGATCTTGTCCGCGGGGAGATCGAACGGGCGAGAGATCGTGTCGGTATCCACGTTCGGATCGTCGCGATAGTGGCTCAAACTTTGGGCCAGCAAGTCTCCGAATAGCTCGTTGATTTCGCCGGTCGAGAGTGACATAAGGGCCTGGCGGACCTCCTCGAACCGATCTGGGTTCAGGTCCCACGAAGCGGTGTCGTACCCTGTTTCTTGGGTGACATAATATTTCGCATAGTGGCGGGCATTGGAGACCGCCTCATTTTGTTCCCTGGTTCTAGCCGAGGGATCATCGGGTATTTCGTCTACTAAGTGGTGGATGATTTCGCCCGTAATATTCAGACCAACCTCATGTTCTCGTCCTCCACTATCCGTTAATAACACTCCAATTCCTTCTTCGTCTTCTCCGAGAATGGTGGCGTTCATGTGTTATCTTAACCCGTTGAACCAGCCGCTCTTGTCTTGCTTTTCTTGCTCCGTGTCGAATTCCTGATCCGTGTTGAGGTCGAGTAAGTCTCGGAGACGCTTTTGTATTTCGTCAGCAGTGGTATCACCGAATTTCTTCGCGAAGACGTAGCCGAGAGGCATTCCAGCGAGCCCGCCGGCGACAGCACCCGCCGGCCCAGCAAACGATCCCGCCATCGAACCGGCTTTCCAGCCTTTGGTCGCGCCTTTGACACCGCTGCCCATCGAGTCTTGCAACCGACTCGCGACCTCGAGATCGGCTGCCTCGAGATAGGCCGGTAGCTCGTCGACACTGTCAACGTGCTCGACCAGAGTAGCCAGTTGGTCACGTGTCAGCCTGTAGGTTTTGGTCGTGAGATCGTCGACTTTCTCCTCGACGAGCCCCGGTCCCTCACCCGTTGACAAGCGCTCGGCGTTCGATGGCCCCGAGTTCCAATCCTTCCGCTGGACGTGGATATCAGTTGTTGCCATCCGCTGAATCCCCAACTCCTCACCCTGTATCACGCGCTGGGCGGTTTCCTCTGCCTCTCGTTCTAACTGCGGATCCGGATCGATCTCGAGACCGAGATTCTCTTGGGGAAGCATCGACACTGCGCCACCAGTCTGCTGGCGAACATGGGCTAACTCGTGAGCGAGAACGTGCTGGCCTTCTGGCGATTCTGGATCGTACTCGCCGGCATTGAACGCGACGTGGCTCCCGACCGTAAACGCCCGCGCATTGATCTGCTGGCAGGCCCGGGCAGCCTTTGCCCCGGTATGAATGCGCACGTCACCAAGCGAATCACCCATTCGATCTTCCATCGCGTGCTGAATCGACGTGTCCAGTGACCGGCCGGGCGAAGAAATGACATCTCGAACTGAGCCGGGAACTCGCGTTTCGCCTGCGGGGCCGGTGGCTCGTGTGGCTTTCGTACTCCGCTGCAGGGAGTTCGATGCGTGGCGTGCAGTGGCCGGCTGTTCGTCGACACGCGGATCCCTGGGTGATCGCTCGACCGGCGGACTGGTCCGTTCTTTGATTCGCTGTAAACGTTTTGCGGCACCTAACCCGCCCAGGGATTTGATCCCGCTGCTCGAGGCCGAAGCGTCCGTTTGGTCCGTGATGCGCTCAAGCCGTTCGGCAGCACCCAGCCCGCCCAGTGACTTCGGCATGTCTGTCGAATTCGTCGACATCGTCTCGTCGCTCGTCTGCTGAACTGACTCCAGAGAGTCCAACGACTGCCGTCTCGAAAGCGAGGTCGATGACTCCGAGTCCGACTCCTCGGACGATCGCTGCGAACGCGAGGAATATCGTCCCATCGCTGTGATACTCACATCTCTTTGTTCTTCATTAATAGCAGTTACTATTAAAAGACACCCAGGTTGGTTTGAATTCGATGTGTTGACCCGTTCGCCAGCTGAATATTATACAAAACCACATGCGCCTACTTGGTGGACGACCTCAAGCAAATCTGACCTACCTCGTGTCAGCTGAGCCGATCGCAAAGCGAACCTCGGCGAGACGGAAATCAGACGCGATTGCCGAACTTGATCATGTGGCCCTATGGCACATATGTGTCCGTCGGATGCGTCCCCGCGCCGCTATTTAAATAAGTGCAAGGAGATGAGAGACGTGCTTTAAAGACAGTTGATGACTCACTCGGAGGTATGCCAGAGGAGGAACTCGCCGCACGGGTCGCGGACGTGCTGGCGGCCGACGCCATCGACTTCCGCGAACAGGCCCAAGCAGACGCGGCGGTCATCAAAGACGCCGTCGAGGAGGGGGTCTTCGACAACCCCCAGGCGATCGTCGGCCTCGAGTACGAGTTCTACGCGGTCAAGGCCGACGACTGTGCGCTGCGGCGGGTCCCGCGCCGACTGCTCGAGTTGATCGGCTTCGAGAAGGAACTCGGCCTGCACAACGCGGAGATGACGACGAGTCCACAGCCGCTGAACGGCCCTGGACTGGCAGCGCAGGAGTCGGAGGTCAAGGCCCGGTTACAGACCGCACTCGACGTCACGAACTCCGAGCGGATGCGGCTGGTCAGCGACGCGATCTGGACGCTCCCGCCCGAAGGCGAGGAGACAGGGACCTACCTCACCGACAGCGTCGAACGGACGACGGTTGCACCGGACGGAACCGAACGGACGATTCGCATCGCGACGAACATGAGCGACTCCGCCCGGTATCACGCGATGGCCAACACCGATCAGGCCGACTCTGCGGGGATGCGCATTGAGGCACCGCACGTCTCTCTGCAGGCCGACACCGTCATGCCCGAGAGTCTCATCACGTCGATCCAGCCCCACTATCAGGTGGCTCACGCCCCCGATCTCCCTGAGAACTTCAACTACGCCCTCCGTGTCGCTGGGCCGCTGCTCGCGCTCGGGGTCAACTCCCCGTTTTTCCCCGCCGATCTCTACGACGACGAAGCGACCGCCGCCGAAATCATCCGGGACGCCTGGATGGAACACCGTATCAGCGTCTTCGAGAACGTCCTCAACGATCCCACGACGGGCGAAGGAAAGGTTCGCTTTCCCCACGACTTAGAGACGGTTGACGAAGCGATCGACCGAGTTGCCGACGACGACACTATCGTCCCGATGCCGGTTGAATCCGGCGAGCGCTTCGACGATCAGTTCCACCACTTCAGCCGCAAACATGGCACCTACTGGCGGTGGGTCCGGCCGGTCTTCGGCGGCCCCACCAGATCGGCCGCCAACGCCCGTATCGAGTTCCGCCCGATCCCCGCCCAGCCCACGGTCCGCGATTCGATCTCCTTCCTCGCCGCCTTTGCCGGCCTGATGGAGAGTCTGACCCGCCTCGAGCACCCCGTCATCGAACTCGACTGGGAGATCGCACGGGAGAACTTCTACGCCGCGATGGTCGACGGACTCGAGGCCGACCTGACTTGGATCACCAATGACGGCAAGGAGACGACAGACAGCCTAGCGCTCTACGAAGACCTACTGGCCCACGCCGAGGACGGGCTGACCAACCGTGGGTTGAGCGAAGAAGACGCCGCGAAGTACCTCTACCCGCTCCGGCGGCGCGTCCGTCAGGAGGTCACTCCTGCCAGCTGGAAGCACGAGCACGTGGCAGCGGCGCTCGAGGACGGATCGGCCCTCGACGAAGCGATCGCAGCGATGCAACGAGAGTACGTCAGTCGACAGTCGGAGACGTTGCTCGAGGGGAGTTTTGCGGACTGGATCGGTGAGTAGCGGCTCGAAAGCGGCCACCAGCGCGAAAAGAGGAAGTTACCGGGCCGGTTCGACGTTCTGGTTCATCCGGAACAGGTTCTCCGGGTCGTACTCGGCCTTGATCTCAGCCAACCGTTCCTGGTTCGTTCCGTAGGCGAGGTCTTCCTCGCCCTCGTCCTCGCTGATGAAGTTCACGTAGACGCCACCGGTCGCGTACGATGCCATCGCGTCGAAGAACTCCCGGGACCAGGCGATGCACTCGTTGTCCATCGCGGGATCCTCCCAGCGCGTGTGGACGTTCATCGCATATTCGGCGTCTCGGTGTGGGTACGCCGTCGCGTCCGACGGCACGCGCCCCATTGCACCGCCGATCTGCCCGAAGAAGATCTCGGACAGCGGCGATGGGAGGTCGGCCGCGTACTTGACCGCGGTGTCGATGGCGTCGTCCGAGAGCTCGCTGAAGTTGTGCGATTTCCAGTAGTTCCGGGCGCCCTCGGTGAGCAGCGGATCGAACGCCTGCTGGAACGCCGCGTACTGGTGTGGCCCGACGGCGTCGGCGATCGGATCGCCGTACTCCCGGAGCGGGGCCAAGACTTCCTCGCCGTCGTCCATGTCACCGGCGTAGAACGTCACGACAAGGACAACACCGACGCCGTGGACGTCCTCGGGAAGGAACGGAAGGGGCGGTGCCTTCCGGAGGACGACCCAGACGGCGGACTCGTCCGGCGCATCCTCGTTGAAGTCCCGGACGTGTCGGATGACGTCTCGCGCGTCTTCACCTGCGTAGACGATCGGTCCCGAGAGGATCTCGGGCCCGACCTCGTGGAGGTCGAACTCGAACGACGTGACGACGCCGAAGTTGCCACCGCCGCCCCGAATCCCCCAGAAGAGGTCCGGGTTTTCGTCTTCGCTCGCGTGACGTAGTTCGCCGTCCGCGGTGACGACATCGACGGAGCGCAGGTTGTCCACGCTCATGCCGAACTTGCGGGTGAGCCAGCCGAACCCGCCCCCGAGCGTGAGCCCCGCGACCCCGGTCGTTGAATTGATTCCCAACGGCGTCGCCAGCCCGAACGCCTGCGCCTCGTGATCGAAGTCGGCGAGGGTCGCCCCCGACTCGACTCGAGCCGTCCGCTCCTCCGGATCGACGCGAACCGACCGCATCGCCGAGAGATCGAGCATCAGTCCGTCGTCACAGACTGCGTTACCTGCGATGTTGTGCCCGCCGCCGCGGACTGCGAGCAACACGTCCTGCTCGCGGGCGAAGTTCACCGTCGCGATTACGTCCGACACGCCCATCGCTCGAACGATGAGTGCCGGACGCTTGTCGATCATTCCGTTCCAGATCGCTCGAGTCTCGTCGTAGTTCGGATCCTCGGGCCGAAGCAATTCGCCGTGAAGCCCCTCGCGGAATCCGTCTATTGCACCGTCGTCTACGGGTGTGGTTGTTACTGCCATCGTCCCTCAGTAATCATACGCCTCGCTCGGAGATATAGTTATACATTATTAATAATACTATTTTGGTCCCGGTCGAGACACACTCGGGGGCAATGCGTTGGTCGATGGCATGAGGAAAGACAATTTCCGATTTCGCGGCGAGCGATAGTCGCTCCGGAGACGGGTTCCGTTCGCGGACGACCGACATATCCGCCGGACAGAGCGTCGTGTTGGATAGACTACTGTTTTATCTCCACCTGGCGCATATTGTGTCATATGGTATCAATGAACAAGTCTGTTGGTGAAGCGGCACTCGAGAATCTCCCGAGTGATGCTGTCCGAGCGTTTACAGCGGATTTCCACGGTGATGTCCTCCGCCCGTCCGACGAAGAGTACGACGACGATCGCCAGGTCTGGAACGGTATGATCGACAAGTACCCGGCGCTCATCGCGCGTTGTTCCGGCGTTGCCGACGTCATCGCAGGCGTGAACTTCGCTCGGGGCCACGATCTGCCCCTTGCAGTCCGGGGCGGCGGGCACAACGTGGCCGGGACGGCCGTCTGCGACGGCGGGATCGTCGTCGACTTGACGGCGATGAACGGCGTCCGGGTCGACCGCGAGGCGGGGACCGTCCGCGCCGAAGGGGGTGCGACGCTAGGTGACGTTGACCGAGAGACGCAGGCGTTCGGACTCGCGACGGCGCTCGGTGCGGTGTCGCAGACGGGGATCGCCGGGCTGACCCTCAACGGCGGGTACGGCCATCTGAGCCGCGAGTACGGGCTGGCGCTGGACAATCTGGTCAGCGTCGACATCGTAACGGCCGACGGCGAGGTTCGTACCGCCAGCGAAGACGAAAACCCGGATCTCTTCTGGGGGATCCGCGGCGGCGGCAGTAACCTCGGTGTCGTTACCTCATTCGAGTACGCACTCCACGAGGTCGGCCCCGAGGTGTACGCCTTCTTCGTCTGGTTCCACGGCGACGACACTGAAATGACGATGAGAGCTTTCCGCGAGTGGACTGAGACCGCGCCGCGGGACGCGGGCATCCTCGCGTTCACCGCCCACGTCCCCGATCTCGAAGAATTCCCCGAGGAATCATGGGGCGAACCGGCGGTTGGGCTCCTCGGTTCCTACCGAGGCGACCTCGCGAACGCCGACGCGGTCTTCGGCTCACTCCGAGAGAGCGCGACGCCCGTCGCCGACTTGAGCGGCCCGACCGCGTACGTCGACCTGCAGTCGATGCTCGACGAGGATTATCCGGACGGGCTACGATACTACTGGAAGTCGATCTTCCTCGAGGAACTCACCGACGAGGTCTTCGAACTCCTGGGCCGGTACAACGAGTCGACCCCGTCGATGCTCTCGACGATCGACGTCTGGCACCTCGGCGACGCGGTCGCCGACGTTCCGCAGGATGCAACTGCGTTCTGGCACCGCGACAAGCCGTACATGCTCAACTTCGAGGCGAACTGGGACGACGCGGCGGACGACGATGCGAACGTGAGTTGGGTCCGCGAGGGGTTCGCCGCCGTGCAAGCGCTGCCGGTCGCATCCGGCCGATACGGCAACTTCCCGGGGATGAACGAGGACCCAGCGAAACTGCTCTACGGCGACAACTACGAGCGACTGGTCGACGTCAAGACCGAGTACGATCCTGACAATCTGTTCCGATCGAACTCGAACGTCCCACCTCGAACGGCAGGGAACTGAGGAGTCGATGCCGAGACGCGACCGGGCCACGTCTCGAGTCCGCCCCGGTCGCCCGAAACGGCCGAAAGCGATTAAGTAGCCACGCTCGAGAGGTGTAGGTATGGTAACCTTCCTCTCCGGGGGCACTGGAACGCCGAAGCTGTTAGACGGTGCTGCCGCCGCGTTCTCGCCGGAGGAGACCACGGTCGTCGCCAACACCGGCGACGACATCGAACTCGGCGGGCTCTTCGTCTCGCCGGACGTCGATACGCTGTTGTTTCAGGGTGGTGGGATCCTCGACCGAGAGACGTGGTGGGGCATCGAGGGAGACACGCATCGAACCAACTCGGCGCTGATGGACATCGCGTCGGCAGCGGGACTGCCTGACGGGCCACAGTATCTACCCGAAGAAAAACAGACCGAGGGCCGAAAACTCGCGAACTGGCGTCGTTTCTCGGGCATCGCCGAGTTCATGACGGTCGGCGACCGCGATCGGGCCGTCCACCTCACGCGGACGAGCCTCATTGACGAGGGGCACACGCTGAGCGAGGCGACCGAGCGACTCACGAGCGCGTTCGGTCTGACGATCGACCTCCTTCCCATGAGCGACGATCCCGTCGCCAGTCTCGTCCACACCGACGAGGGACTCATGCACTTCCAGGAGTACTGGGTCGGTCATCGCGGCGAGCCGGCCGTCGAAACCGTCGAATTTCGTGGCTCGTCGAAGGCCGAACCCGCGCCTGGTGTCCTCGATGCACTCGCGGACGCCGTCGTCATCGGCCCGTCGAACCCGGTCACCAGTATTGGGCCGATGCTCGCGCTGCCGGGCGTCGCGGACGCGCTCGCCCAGACGACGGTCGTCGCCGTCTCACCGTTCCTCGGCGACGACGCGTTCTCCGGGCCCGCCGGCGACCTCATGGCGGCCGTCAACGCGGATCCAAGCACTGAGGGACTGGCGACCGCCTATCCGTTCGCGGACGCCTTCGTGATCGACGACGACGACGATGCTGACTTCGACCGAACGACAGTCCGGACCGATATCACGATCGACTCTCGCGAGGACGCTGCGCGCGTGATCCGCGCAGTCGACGACGCGATCGAGCGCGTGGACTGACATGGCATCGACAGTGTCGTTTACGCCACCGCTCGCGCTCGCGAGCCTCAGTGGCGAGGCCGACGCCGACTGGGCGCGGGCCGGCGCGGAGTACGCCGGTAGCGCGTTCCTCGGCGGCATCGCCCTCGACGCCGACGCTCGCGCGGCCGCGAGCGAACTCGTCGACCGAGATCGCACCGAGTTCCTGCCCGACGACCCGCTCGCCTTCATCGACCGCGAGCTCGAGTCGCTCGCCGAGACGCCGATCAAACCGGCGTTCAACGTCCGGAGCGCGACCGTCGACCCCGTCGTCGACGCCGCCCGAATCTGTCGCGATCGGGAGGCGTACCTCGAGATAAACGCCCACTGTCGACAGAACGAACTCTGTGCCGTCGGTTGCGGCGAGACACTGCTGCGAGACGACGAGCGACTCGCACGATACGTCGACCGGGCGGCCGCGACCGGCGTGACCGTCGGCGCGAAAGTCCGCGCGGAAGTCCCCGGCGTCGACCTGCCGGGACTGGCTCGTCGCCTCGAGCGCGCTGGGGCGGACTTCGTCCACGTCGATGCGATGGACAGCGAATCAGTTATCGCCGACATAGTCGACGCGACCGACCTGTTCGTGATCGCCAACAACGGCGTCCGCGACGACGAGACCGTCCGCGAGTACGTCGACTACGGCGCGGATGCGGTCAGCGTCGGTCGTCCCAGCGACAACCCGGTCGTGCTCGAGCGCGTTCACGACGCGGTGGAGCAACGGCTGGGGCTCGAGGTGAACCGGTAACGGCTGCGGTGACTACAGAGAGCCGTCAGCGAACCGTTCGCTCGAACGCACGCGAGGGATGAACCACAGCCGGCCGCGGGAGCGAGAACCGCAGTCGTCTGAGGAGAGCGTGGCAACTCCGTACAGCCACGATAGCAGGACGCCCCTCCGCGGTCGAGTCGCTCTCAGAACGGAGTGTAGACACGTGTCTCAGTCGAACGACCGTGGGAACAACGCTCCGAAAAACATCGACGACTCCGTCCGATGACTACAGCGGCGCGCCAACTAACACAAGCTTCGCGCGTTCGTCGCCCCGGTTGTGGATCTGGCGGGTCTCCTCGGCATCCAGCCGGATCGCCTCGTCCGTCTCGAGCGTCACGGTTTTGTCGGCGTCGGCCAGTTCGACGTCGACCGTTCCCTCGACGACGTAGTAGACCTCTTCCTGCCCGGAGTCGGTCTCGTCGTGTTCCATTCCCTTCCCGTTGGGCTCGAGTTCGAGGATTGAGATGCCCAGTTCCTCGGTGCCGAGTTCCTCCTCGAGGAACCACATGCCACCCCACTCCTCGTCGATAACTGATTCCGGATCGGTCTTAGCGACAGTGTCGTAGCCCATGGTCGATGATTTTCGTTTCGAAACTTAAATCGATGGGACTACGACCCCGTTTGCCGGCTGCAACTGAGCGCGATAACCCCTACCCCTAAGCCGCCCCGGTACGCAGCGACACGTATGCGATCGTCGGCTCAGAACGCGGAACTGGCGTTGCTTCTCGAGGTCGCGGCGACCCCAAAGCCGGGGAACGTCGACCGCCACCGGGACCTCGCGGATCTGCGGTTCGAACACTTCATGGCCGGAGCGGTGGGTTCCCGTGAGGGGCTCGAGATCGCGGCCGACGGCGCGGCGGTCGGGCCGGCGTTTGAGCGGGCCGTCGAGAAGATGGCCGCTCAGGAGGGCGGGAACACGCAGTTCGGGGCACTCCTGTTGCTCGTCCCGCTAGTGCGGGCCGCTCGCGAGGACCTCTCACAGCCCGTCGTCGAATCCGTCGTCCGAGAGACGACCGTCGGCGACGCGGCATCGTTCTACCGCGCGTTCGAGCACGTCGATGTCGCCGTCGCCGACCCGCCTGACGACATGGCGGCCCTCGACGTGCGCCGCGGCGCGGACGCGGTTCCGGCCGTAGAGGCCCGCGGGCTGACGCTCTTCGACATCATGGATCGAAGCGTTCCCGGCGACGACGTCGCTCGCGAGTGGGTCCGCGGGTTCGACCGCTCGTTTGCGGCGGCCGAACGGCTCGCCGAGGCCGACGGCCCGGTGTCGGATCGGACCGCGGCGGTCTTCCTCTCAATGCTCGCCGACCGACCAGACACGCTCGTCGCGACGCGCCACGACGAGGCGACGGCACAGGAGGTGACCGACCGCGCCGCGGAACTGATCGACGCAGACGCCCTCGAGACGGACCCCGATGCCGTCGAATCCTTCGCCGACAGTCTCGTCAATCGTGGGATTAACCCCGGGACGACGGCCGATATGACCGCGGCCGGACTGTTCATCGCGCTCGAGCACGAGGCGGTCGAGATATGAGCGACGAGCGAGACGCCGCGGCGGACAACGCAGTGACTGACGGCAAGGTCGACGGGACGGGACTCGTGGAGTGGCCCGTCGCGCTCTCGGGCGTCACCGAGTCGGTCGTGACCACGCTGGGGCCGAACGGGCTGTGGAACGCTGCCGCGCTCGGCCTCCACGCGGGCGACCCCGTCACCGCACGGACATGGGGGAACACTCGCACCCGCCGGAACTTCCACCGACAGGGCGAGGGGTACGTTCAGTTCGTCGACGACCCCGTCGACTTCGCCGAGGCCGCCCTTTCGATCGTCGAGCGCGAGGATCCAATCCTCGCGTCCGCGAACGCCTGGGCACGCGTCACCGTCGAACGGATCGATAGCGGTTGTGAGGGAGACACCGACTGGGAAGAGTGGACGCTACGCCCCGTCGAGTCGACAATCGAACGCGAAACCGTTCCGACGATCAATCGCGGGTTCGGGGCCGTCGTCGAGGCGACCGTCGCCGCGTCGCGACTCGCGGTCCCCGACTACGACGAGAGCGAAC
This genomic stretch from Natrinema sp. SYSU A 869 harbors:
- the ligA gene encoding ATP-dependent DNA ligase LigA, with amino-acid sequence MEFATFADRAGTIEAEPADLEIVAHVRDLLEDAGDDGEERRSSGAVVELQTLEIVARFAQGRVFPAWDSTTLDIGPSACYEAIARAAGTNVSSDDVEDRLAEIGEIGKVAASYDFGGQQGLGAFTGGGADDSSADNSGGLTVREVYETLEDLAAAEGAGSQDRKVDLLFGLFNRCSSEEARYLARIVLSEMRIGVGEGAVRDAIAEAFGVPENRVELALQVSNDYGQVARIAQDEGAEGLDSMDLEVGRPVQAMLAQAGTVTDALEEWEATGVEWKYDGARVQLHYDPGDDGKTRVFSRNMEDVTDALPEVVEFAEAHLEEPVILDGEVVAIDEDGSPLPFQEVLKRFRRKHDVAKAREDVSVRPVFFDCLHADGEDLLEEPLTARHDRLRSVLVDADSDADDETDDADIEGLSLLWRTDDPDEIESIDADALEAGHEGIMLKNPDSTYSPGRRGKNWRKRKPDVETLDCVVTGAEWGEGRRATFLGTFELSVRAGDDLETVGKVATGITDEKLAELTELLEPHIAAEEGQEVELEPAVVFEVGYEEIQSSPTYSSGYALRFPRFVGVRSDKAPDDADSLERLERLQGQ
- a CDS encoding DUF4157 domain-containing protein, which translates into the protein MSTNSTDMPKSLGGLGAAERLERITDQTDASASSSGIKSLGGLGAAKRLQRIKERTSPPVERSPRDPRVDEQPATARHASNSLQRSTKATRATGPAGETRVPGSVRDVISSPGRSLDTSIQHAMEDRMGDSLGDVRIHTGAKAARACQQINARAFTVGSHVAFNAGEYDPESPEGQHVLAHELAHVRQQTGGAVSMLPQENLGLEIDPDPQLEREAEETAQRVIQGEELGIQRMATTDIHVQRKDWNSGPSNAERLSTGEGPGLVEEKVDDLTTKTYRLTRDQLATLVEHVDSVDELPAYLEAADLEVASRLQDSMGSGVKGATKGWKAGSMAGSFAGPAGAVAGGLAGMPLGYVFAKKFGDTTADEIQKRLRDLLDLNTDQEFDTEQEKQDKSGWFNGLR
- a CDS encoding FAD-binding oxidoreductase, which encodes MAVTTTPVDDGAIDGFREGLHGELLRPEDPNYDETRAIWNGMIDKRPALIVRAMGVSDVIATVNFAREQDVLLAVRGGGHNIAGNAVCDDGLMLDLSAMRSVRVDPEERTARVESGATLADFDHEAQAFGLATPLGINSTTGVAGLTLGGGFGWLTRKFGMSVDNLRSVDVVTADGELRHASEDENPDLFWGIRGGGGNFGVVTSFEFDLHEVGPEILSGPIVYAGEDARDVIRHVRDFNEDAPDESAVWVVLRKAPPLPFLPEDVHGVGVVLVVTFYAGDMDDGEEVLAPLREYGDPIADAVGPHQYAAFQQAFDPLLTEGARNYWKSHNFSELSDDAIDTAVKYAADLPSPLSEIFFGQIGGAMGRVPSDATAYPHRDAEYAMNVHTRWEDPAMDNECIAWSREFFDAMASYATGGVYVNFISEDEGEEDLAYGTNQERLAEIKAEYDPENLFRMNQNVEPAR
- a CDS encoding FAD-binding oxidoreductase, which encodes MVSMNKSVGEAALENLPSDAVRAFTADFHGDVLRPSDEEYDDDRQVWNGMIDKYPALIARCSGVADVIAGVNFARGHDLPLAVRGGGHNVAGTAVCDGGIVVDLTAMNGVRVDREAGTVRAEGGATLGDVDRETQAFGLATALGAVSQTGIAGLTLNGGYGHLSREYGLALDNLVSVDIVTADGEVRTASEDENPDLFWGIRGGGSNLGVVTSFEYALHEVGPEVYAFFVWFHGDDTEMTMRAFREWTETAPRDAGILAFTAHVPDLEEFPEESWGEPAVGLLGSYRGDLANADAVFGSLRESATPVADLSGPTAYVDLQSMLDEDYPDGLRYYWKSIFLEELTDEVFELLGRYNESTPSMLSTIDVWHLGDAVADVPQDATAFWHRDKPYMLNFEANWDDAADDDANVSWVREGFAAVQALPVASGRYGNFPGMNEDPAKLLYGDNYERLVDVKTEYDPDNLFRSNSNVPPRTAGN
- the cofD gene encoding 2-phospho-L-lactate transferase, which produces MVTFLSGGTGTPKLLDGAAAAFSPEETTVVANTGDDIELGGLFVSPDVDTLLFQGGGILDRETWWGIEGDTHRTNSALMDIASAAGLPDGPQYLPEEKQTEGRKLANWRRFSGIAEFMTVGDRDRAVHLTRTSLIDEGHTLSEATERLTSAFGLTIDLLPMSDDPVASLVHTDEGLMHFQEYWVGHRGEPAVETVEFRGSSKAEPAPGVLDALADAVVIGPSNPVTSIGPMLALPGVADALAQTTVVAVSPFLGDDAFSGPAGDLMAAVNADPSTEGLATAYPFADAFVIDDDDDADFDRTTVRTDITIDSREDAARVIRAVDDAIERVD
- a CDS encoding tRNA-dihydrouridine synthase, whose translation is MASTVSFTPPLALASLSGEADADWARAGAEYAGSAFLGGIALDADARAAASELVDRDRTEFLPDDPLAFIDRELESLAETPIKPAFNVRSATVDPVVDAARICRDREAYLEINAHCRQNELCAVGCGETLLRDDERLARYVDRAAATGVTVGAKVRAEVPGVDLPGLARRLERAGADFVHVDAMDSESVIADIVDATDLFVIANNGVRDDETVREYVDYGADAVSVGRPSDNPVVLERVHDAVEQRLGLEVNR
- a CDS encoding cupin domain-containing protein — encoded protein: MGYDTVAKTDPESVIDEEWGGMWFLEEELGTEELGISILELEPNGKGMEHDETDSGQEEVYYVVEGTVDVELADADKTVTLETDEAIRLDAEETRQIHNRGDERAKLVLVGAPL